One Candidatus Zixiibacteriota bacterium genomic window carries:
- a CDS encoding transposase, whose product MPGATTKSIRGPWDVSSKTGPPRRILTYYSYPRDHLPSLKTTNPIESIFASVKLRTNAARRIKSTRSALYLIFQLIARAQKRWRRINAPQMVQKVIERIKFENGLEVKIEKKKREKAAA is encoded by the coding sequence TTGCCCGGCGCTACCACGAAGAGTATCCGCGGGCCGTGGGATGTCTCCTCAAAGACCGGTCCGCCACGGCGGATTCTGACATATTATTCTTATCCCCGGGACCACCTGCCCTCACTCAAAACCACCAATCCCATTGAATCGATCTTTGCGTCAGTGAAACTTCGCACCAACGCTGCCCGGAGGATTAAATCAACACGTTCGGCGCTCTATCTGATCTTCCAACTGATTGCTAGGGCGCAGAAACGTTGGCGTCGCATCAATGCTCCCCAGATGGTTCAAAAGGTTATCGAAAGAATCAAATTCGAGAACGGATTAGAGGTCAAAATTGAAAAGAAAAAACGTGAAAAGGCCGCTGCTTGA
- a CDS encoding transposase encodes MSRYDDLKVESIDKLRESLDEIAREGSLRMLRDVLEREVVDFLGRGRYERAGEFNGYRNGYGKKRKVAMGSGTVELQAPRVRESLEPFESRVLGSYQRQSEGVKKLIPELYLQGLATGDFELALRGLLGEAASLSPASVTRLKEKWQGEYEIWRGQSLSDHQYLYLWCDGIYPKAGLAEDKTALLVVPGLNENGEKEPLAILEGYRESKESWSEVLRDLKARGVASPRLLIGDGALGLWAAVTEVYPQVRRGGSALLVSQDAQCFEPFPQTAAEGGEGCLTGDVLRLDQRTGFGIDG; translated from the coding sequence AAGTTGCGGGAAAGCCTGGATGAGATCGCCCGTGAGGGTTCTTTGCGGATGCTGCGGGATGTTTTGGAGCGCGAGGTGGTGGATTTTTTGGGTCGTGGGCGGTATGAGCGGGCCGGGGAGTTTAACGGCTATCGCAACGGTTACGGCAAGAAACGTAAGGTGGCCATGGGTAGTGGCACGGTGGAGCTCCAAGCGCCTCGCGTCAGGGAAAGCCTGGAGCCTTTCGAATCGAGGGTCTTGGGCTCTTATCAGAGGCAATCGGAGGGTGTTAAGAAGTTGATTCCGGAGCTTTACTTACAGGGTTTGGCGACGGGAGATTTTGAGTTGGCCTTGCGGGGTTTGCTGGGTGAGGCGGCCAGTCTGTCGCCGGCCTCGGTAACGCGCCTGAAGGAGAAGTGGCAAGGAGAGTATGAGATCTGGCGCGGGCAGTCACTCTCGGATCATCAATATCTTTATCTCTGGTGCGACGGGATATATCCCAAGGCGGGCTTGGCCGAAGACAAGACGGCTCTTCTGGTGGTTCCGGGCCTCAACGAGAATGGCGAGAAAGAACCGTTGGCGATCCTGGAAGGATATCGCGAGTCGAAAGAGAGTTGGAGTGAGGTTTTGCGGGACCTCAAAGCCCGAGGAGTGGCGAGTCCCCGGCTATTGATAGGCGATGGGGCTTTGGGGTTGTGGGCGGCCGTGACGGAGGTTTACCCCCAAGTCCGCCGTGGCGGATCAGCGCTGTTGGTGTCACAGGATGCGCAATGTTTTGAACCATTTCCCCAAACGGCGGCAGAAGGAGGTGAAGGTTGTCTTACAGGAGATGTATTACGCCTCGACCAAAGAACAGGCTTTGGGATTGATGGATAG